A portion of the Brevundimonas pondensis genome contains these proteins:
- a CDS encoding CHAP domain-containing protein, translated as MMKRLTAAAVAATLGFFAIGPAPAKADDPYWQCVTFARMFSGINIFGDAWTWWRQAVDKFRTGRAPETGSVLVFQPTGRMDKGHVAVVSDILTDRVIRVTHANWGGSRGKVEENVTVVDVSPAGDWSRVKVWYNPINALGTTVYPTYGFVYKGARDAFDNGRQMAAAAANEPRAAN; from the coding sequence ATGATGAAACGGCTCACAGCCGCCGCGGTTGCGGCGACCCTCGGGTTCTTTGCGATCGGCCCCGCGCCGGCCAAGGCTGACGACCCTTACTGGCAGTGCGTGACCTTCGCCCGCATGTTCTCGGGCATCAACATCTTCGGCGACGCCTGGACCTGGTGGCGCCAGGCCGTCGACAAGTTCCGCACCGGCCGCGCCCCGGAAACCGGCTCGGTGCTGGTCTTCCAGCCCACCGGCCGCATGGACAAGGGCCATGTCGCCGTCGTTTCCGACATCCTGACCGACCGCGTCATCCGCGTGACCCACGCCAACTGGGGCGGCAGCCGCGGCAAGGTCGAGGAAAACGTCACCGTGGTGGACGTGTCCCCGGCCGGCGACTGGAGCCGGGTCAAGGTCTGGTACAACCCGATCAACGCCCTGGGCACCACCGTCTATCCGACCTACGGCTTTGTCTACAAAGGCGCCCGCGACGCCTTTGACAACGGTCGCCAGATGGCCGCCGCCGCCGCGAACGAGCCCCGCGCCGCCAACTGA
- a CDS encoding tryptophan 2,3-dioxygenase yields the protein MTDANNDIRGHAIETAKHEPTGITYAGYLSLDDLLSAQHPRSDQHDEMLFVIIHQTKELWLKQILHEMALAQSLIRAGDLVPAYKSLARVSRIQSVMTQSWDILATMTPSDYLKFRGDLGASSGFQSDQFRRLETMLGLKDPRFLRFHVERPEAHAALEAAMAAPSLYDDALRQLSLAGLPVPAEVLNRDVSQTYEPSEGVEAAWLEVYRDTERWWPLYQLAEKLVDLDDALLTWRHKHVVTVERIIGRRQGTGGTDGVGYLVETLKRRCFPELWSLRTKL from the coding sequence ATGACCGACGCAAATAACGACATTCGCGGCCACGCGATCGAGACCGCCAAGCACGAGCCGACCGGCATCACCTATGCTGGCTATCTGTCGCTCGACGACCTGCTGAGCGCCCAGCACCCGCGCTCGGACCAGCATGACGAGATGCTGTTCGTCATCATCCACCAGACCAAGGAACTGTGGCTCAAGCAGATCCTGCACGAGATGGCCCTGGCCCAGAGCCTGATCCGCGCCGGTGACCTGGTGCCCGCCTACAAGAGCCTGGCCCGCGTCAGCCGCATCCAGTCGGTCATGACCCAGAGCTGGGACATCCTGGCCACCATGACGCCCTCGGACTATCTGAAATTCCGCGGCGATCTGGGCGCCAGCTCCGGCTTCCAGAGCGACCAGTTCCGCCGTCTGGAGACCATGCTGGGCCTGAAGGACCCGCGCTTCCTGCGCTTCCACGTCGAACGGCCCGAGGCTCATGCGGCGCTGGAAGCCGCGATGGCCGCCCCCAGCCTCTATGACGACGCCCTGCGCCAGCTGTCGCTGGCCGGCCTGCCCGTCCCCGCCGAGGTGCTGAACCGCGACGTCAGCCAGACCTATGAGCCGTCAGAAGGCGTCGAGGCCGCCTGGTTGGAGGTCTACCGCGACACCGAGCGCTGGTGGCCGTTGTATCAACTGGCCGAGAAGCTGGTCGATCTGGACGACGCCCTGCTGACCTGGCGTCACAAGCACGTGGTGACGGTCGAGCGTATCATCGGCCGTCGTCAGGGCACCGGCGGCACCGACGGGGTGGGCTATCTGGTCGAGACGTTGAAGCGTCGGTGCTTCCCGGAACTCTGGTCGCTGCGCACGAAACTCTGA
- a CDS encoding PA2169 family four-helix-bundle protein codes for MSNPNSHDIKVLNGLAEGLIDSADGYAEAAVETADLRYRDLFLRRSEERRQVAADLQTAVRGMGGHPEDEGSILAKAQRAFMDIKHALMRDEASVVGSIESGEAHLQARFDRALSDEALSATTRETIRRAHAAVRTGQDEMHVLRRSLEGRQDADNPLYPQ; via the coding sequence GTGAGCAACCCCAACAGTCATGACATCAAGGTTCTGAACGGTCTGGCCGAGGGCCTGATCGACAGCGCGGACGGCTATGCCGAGGCGGCGGTCGAAACTGCGGACTTGCGCTATCGCGACCTCTTCCTGCGTCGCAGCGAGGAACGACGCCAGGTCGCGGCCGACCTGCAGACGGCGGTGCGCGGCATGGGCGGCCACCCCGAGGACGAGGGTTCGATCCTGGCCAAGGCCCAGCGCGCCTTCATGGACATCAAGCACGCCCTGATGCGGGACGAGGCCTCGGTCGTCGGCTCGATCGAGAGCGGCGAGGCGCATCTGCAGGCCCGGTTCGACCGCGCCCTCAGCGATGAGGCCCTGTCGGCCACCACCCGCGAGACCATCCGTCGGGCCCATGCCGCCGTCCGAACCGGCCAAGACGAGATGCACGTCCTGAGGCGCAGCCTCGAAGGCCGGCAGGATGCGGACAATCCATTGTATCCGCAGTAG
- the rplS gene encoding 50S ribosomal protein L19, which translates to MNIVQQLAAEEKARLLEGKTIPNFQPGDTLRVNVKIKEGERERVQAFEGVCIARDSGGINETFTVRKISFGEGVERRFPILSPNIESIEVKRRGVVRRAKLYYLRDRRGKSARIAERQTARPNKGAAVPVTGSADKGDEA; encoded by the coding sequence ATGAATATCGTCCAGCAACTCGCTGCCGAAGAAAAAGCCCGCCTGCTCGAAGGCAAGACCATCCCGAACTTCCAGCCGGGCGACACCCTGCGCGTCAACGTGAAGATCAAGGAAGGCGAGCGTGAGCGCGTTCAGGCGTTTGAAGGCGTCTGCATCGCCCGCGACAGCGGCGGCATCAACGAGACCTTCACGGTCCGCAAGATTTCCTTCGGTGAAGGCGTGGAGCGTCGCTTCCCGATCCTGTCGCCGAACATCGAATCCATCGAAGTGAAGCGTCGCGGCGTCGTCCGTCGCGCCAAGCTCTATTACCTGCGCGACCGTCGCGGCAAGTCGGCCCGTATCGCCGAGCGTCAGACGGCCCGTCCGAACAAGGGCGCCGCTGTGCCCGTCACCGGTTCGGCCGACAAGGGCGACGAGGCTTAA
- the trmD gene encoding tRNA (guanosine(37)-N1)-methyltransferase TrmD yields the protein MPFTATVLTMFPEAFPGPLGVSLIGTAWREKGLWDLQTLDIRAFSEDKRGFLDDTPAGGGPGQVLKADVVARALDSLEGPPRPLLYMSARGRPLTQARVKEWAKADGIVVLCGRFEGVDQRVLDARGFEEISVGNAVLAGGEAAAMVAIEACVRLVPGVLGAAESLSSESFEDGLLEHPQYTRPRTFEGHDIPEVLLSGDHKKIAQWREAQREETTRERRPDLWAAHLAKTTAEPGSAKSKAKGAKARGE from the coding sequence ATGCCCTTTACCGCCACCGTCCTGACCATGTTCCCCGAGGCCTTTCCCGGGCCGCTCGGCGTGTCGCTGATCGGCACCGCCTGGCGCGAGAAGGGGCTGTGGGACCTGCAGACGCTGGACATTCGCGCGTTTTCCGAAGATAAGCGCGGCTTCCTGGACGACACCCCCGCGGGTGGCGGTCCTGGTCAGGTGCTGAAAGCGGACGTGGTGGCTCGGGCTTTGGATAGTCTGGAAGGCCCGCCTCGGCCGCTTTTGTACATGAGCGCACGCGGTCGACCCCTGACGCAGGCGCGAGTGAAGGAATGGGCCAAGGCCGACGGAATCGTCGTGCTTTGCGGTCGTTTCGAGGGGGTGGACCAGCGGGTGCTCGACGCCCGAGGGTTCGAGGAGATTTCCGTCGGAAACGCGGTCCTCGCCGGTGGCGAGGCGGCGGCCATGGTGGCGATCGAGGCGTGCGTACGACTGGTCCCCGGTGTTCTCGGCGCGGCTGAAAGCCTGTCGTCCGAGAGCTTTGAGGACGGTCTTCTGGAACACCCGCAATACACGCGACCGCGGACGTTCGAGGGGCACGACATTCCCGAGGTGCTGCTGTCAGGCGATCACAAGAAGATCGCGCAATGGCGAGAGGCGCAGCGGGAAGAGACTACGCGGGAACGGCGTCCGGACCTCTGGGCGGCGCATCTTGCAAAGACGACTGCGGAGCCTGGCTCCGCCAAATCAAAGGCAAAGGGCGCAAAAGCCCGAGGAGAATAG
- a CDS encoding DUF885 domain-containing protein, producing MRRFLISSVAVLALCAVAPAAMAQTVAPVAASSQAQSEDARLNAFFEQAFQERIALSPQQMTSLGLKTDYDKLDDVSDAAAARSLALQEAQLAQMKADFDSSKLSNQSRMSWRLFEYGVQQARLSNQWRDWNFQFAANGNPTTSLPVFLINNHRISSVSDAEAYVSRITEAERYMGQVATTLKARAAEGVVSPRFVFEPSIENTRNVITGAPFDGGADNPVWADFQKKVAALDTDQATKDRLLASARAALTGPYKRGFDNVLNALTEVRPLADSDAGVWRLPNGEAYYNARLQLSTTTDLTADQIHQIGLDEVARIQREMEVIKTRVGFEGSLQDFFAFLKTDPRFQYPNTPEGKEQYLTDARAFIAQVMAVAPQWFSNLPKAALEVRAVEPFREATASIAFYNAPAPDGSRPGIYYVNLSDMTQVLKPQIEGISYHEGAPGHHFQIAYAQEIEGLPRFRRFGGYGAYAEGWGLYAEQLGKEMGFYQDPYSDFGRLSTELWRAVRLVTDTGLHAKRWSREQAMDYFRQNSLLSERDIGKEVERYITNPGQATSYKIGELKIEELRAKAEATLGDRFDIKDFHAVVLGSGSVPLDVLADQVNAWIAAGGGKPVA from the coding sequence ATGCGTCGTTTTCTGATTTCGTCCGTCGCCGTTCTGGCGCTTTGCGCCGTGGCGCCCGCCGCCATGGCCCAGACCGTCGCACCTGTCGCCGCCTCGTCGCAGGCGCAAAGCGAGGATGCGCGCCTCAACGCCTTCTTCGAGCAGGCCTTCCAGGAACGGATCGCGCTCAGCCCGCAGCAGATGACGTCGCTGGGCCTCAAGACCGACTACGACAAGCTGGACGACGTCTCCGACGCCGCCGCCGCGCGCTCTTTGGCGCTGCAAGAGGCGCAACTGGCGCAGATGAAGGCCGACTTCGATTCGTCGAAGCTCAGCAATCAGAGCAGGATGTCCTGGCGCCTGTTCGAATACGGGGTGCAGCAGGCGCGCCTGTCAAACCAGTGGCGCGACTGGAATTTCCAGTTCGCCGCCAACGGCAACCCGACCACCAGCCTGCCGGTCTTCCTGATCAACAACCATCGTATCAGCAGCGTCTCGGACGCCGAGGCCTATGTCTCGCGCATCACCGAGGCCGAGCGCTACATGGGCCAGGTGGCGACGACGCTGAAGGCGCGCGCCGCCGAGGGCGTGGTCTCGCCGCGCTTCGTCTTCGAGCCCTCGATCGAGAACACCCGCAACGTCATCACCGGCGCGCCCTTCGACGGCGGCGCGGACAACCCTGTCTGGGCCGACTTCCAGAAAAAGGTCGCCGCGCTGGATACCGATCAGGCGACCAAGGACCGGCTGCTGGCCTCGGCCCGCGCCGCCCTGACCGGTCCCTACAAGCGCGGCTTCGACAATGTCCTGAACGCCCTGACCGAGGTCCGGCCGCTGGCCGACAGCGACGCGGGCGTCTGGCGGCTGCCGAATGGCGAGGCCTACTACAACGCTCGCCTGCAGCTCTCGACCACGACCGACCTGACCGCCGACCAGATTCACCAGATCGGTCTGGACGAGGTGGCTCGCATCCAGCGCGAGATGGAGGTCATCAAGACCAGGGTCGGATTTGAGGGCTCGTTGCAGGACTTCTTCGCCTTCCTGAAGACCGATCCGCGCTTCCAATATCCGAACACGCCGGAAGGCAAGGAGCAGTATCTGACCGACGCCCGCGCCTTCATCGCCCAGGTGATGGCGGTGGCGCCGCAGTGGTTCTCCAACCTGCCCAAGGCCGCGCTGGAGGTCCGCGCTGTCGAGCCGTTCCGTGAAGCGACGGCCTCGATCGCCTTCTATAACGCCCCTGCGCCCGACGGTTCGCGTCCCGGCATCTACTACGTCAACCTGTCGGACATGACCCAGGTGCTGAAGCCCCAGATCGAGGGCATCAGCTATCATGAGGGCGCGCCGGGCCATCACTTCCAGATCGCCTACGCCCAGGAGATCGAGGGCCTGCCGCGCTTCCGCCGCTTCGGCGGCTACGGCGCCTACGCCGAGGGCTGGGGCCTGTACGCCGAACAACTGGGCAAGGAGATGGGCTTCTATCAGGACCCCTATTCCGACTTCGGCCGCCTCTCGACCGAACTGTGGCGCGCGGTGCGTCTGGTCACCGACACCGGCCTGCACGCCAAGCGCTGGAGCCGCGAACAGGCGATGGACTATTTCCGCCAGAACTCGCTGCTGTCGGAACGCGACATCGGCAAGGAGGTCGAGCGCTACATCACCAACCCCGGCCAGGCGACCAGCTACAAGATCGGCGAGTTGAAGATCGAGGAGCTGCGCGCCAAGGCCGAGGCGACGCTGGGCGACAGGTTCGACATCAAGGACTTCCACGCCGTGGTCCTCGGCTCCGGCTCGGTGCCGCTGGACGTGCTGGCCGATCAGGTCAACGCCTGGATCGCGGCGGGCGGCGGCAAGCCGGTCGCCTGA
- a CDS encoding thiamine pyrophosphate-binding protein, producing MTQAPDTAARRLVDTLVMNGVDKVFCVPGESYLAVLDALADVRDKIEVIVCRHEAGAANMAEAYGKLTGKPGVCMVTRGPGATHASIGVHTAHQDSTPMILFVGQIALSDRGRGAFQEVDYREVFGGLAKWATEIESPERTVEVVERAFATALQGRMGPVVVALPENILHDAGGPAPVRPVVAAKAALDPAFVEQVKARLAKAERPMLILGGSGWTDAATDAISGWAERLGLPVALSFRRKDLIRNDHPGYAGDLGLGPNPKLVARVKDADLLLVIGARMGENPTQGYTLLDRAKTAETLIHIHPGAEELGRVWAPALAAASDNSLAALALSAIDPGRTWNEQGATAHADFMTFSSPIEVKSAVNMSEVIAHLAEVLPEDAILTNGAGNFAAWLHRFHRHQARRTQLAPTSGAMGYGYPAALGAKVVHPSREVVCIAGDGDFMMSANEMATAAQYGLGVIVVVVDNGTFGTIRMHQEREYPARVIATELKNPDFVKYAEAFDAFAVRCEATADFPAALAAAREAAAGGRPALIHLITDAEQIAPGRTITDLRGA from the coding sequence ATGACGCAAGCTCCCGACACCGCCGCCCGCCGTCTGGTCGACACCCTCGTGATGAACGGGGTCGACAAGGTCTTCTGTGTGCCGGGCGAGAGCTATCTCGCCGTGCTCGACGCCCTGGCCGACGTGCGCGACAAGATTGAGGTCATCGTGTGCCGCCACGAGGCCGGCGCCGCCAACATGGCCGAGGCCTATGGCAAGCTGACCGGCAAGCCGGGCGTCTGCATGGTCACGCGCGGACCGGGCGCGACCCACGCCTCGATCGGCGTGCACACGGCGCATCAGGACTCCACGCCGATGATCCTGTTCGTCGGCCAGATCGCCCTGAGCGACCGGGGCCGCGGCGCCTTCCAGGAGGTCGACTACCGCGAGGTCTTCGGCGGACTGGCCAAGTGGGCGACCGAGATCGAAAGCCCGGAACGCACCGTCGAGGTGGTCGAGCGCGCCTTCGCCACGGCCCTGCAGGGCCGCATGGGCCCGGTGGTCGTGGCCCTGCCCGAGAACATCCTGCATGACGCCGGCGGCCCTGCCCCGGTGCGGCCCGTGGTCGCCGCCAAGGCCGCGCTGGACCCGGCCTTCGTGGAGCAGGTGAAGGCGCGTCTGGCCAAGGCCGAGCGCCCCATGCTGATCCTCGGCGGCTCGGGCTGGACCGACGCCGCCACTGACGCCATCTCCGGTTGGGCCGAGCGGCTGGGCCTGCCCGTCGCCCTGTCTTTCCGTCGCAAGGATCTGATCCGCAACGATCATCCGGGCTATGCGGGCGACCTCGGCCTCGGCCCGAACCCGAAACTGGTCGCACGGGTCAAGGACGCCGACCTGCTGCTGGTGATCGGCGCCCGCATGGGGGAGAACCCGACCCAGGGCTACACCCTGCTGGATCGCGCGAAGACCGCCGAGACCCTGATCCATATCCATCCGGGGGCGGAAGAACTGGGCCGCGTCTGGGCGCCCGCCCTGGCCGCCGCCTCCGACAATTCCCTGGCGGCCCTGGCCCTGTCGGCCATCGATCCGGGCCGGACCTGGAACGAGCAGGGCGCGACCGCCCACGCCGATTTCATGACCTTCTCCTCGCCCATCGAGGTGAAGAGCGCGGTGAACATGAGCGAGGTCATCGCCCATCTGGCCGAGGTCCTGCCCGAGGATGCCATCCTGACCAATGGCGCGGGCAATTTCGCCGCCTGGCTGCACCGCTTCCATCGCCATCAGGCCCGTCGCACCCAGTTGGCCCCGACCTCGGGCGCCATGGGCTACGGCTATCCGGCGGCGCTGGGGGCCAAGGTGGTCCATCCGTCGCGCGAAGTGGTCTGCATCGCGGGCGACGGCGACTTCATGATGAGCGCCAACGAGATGGCCACCGCCGCCCAGTACGGCCTCGGCGTCATCGTGGTGGTCGTGGACAACGGCACCTTCGGCACCATCCGCATGCACCAGGAGCGGGAATACCCCGCCCGCGTCATCGCCACCGAACTGAAGAACCCCGATTTCGTCAAATACGCCGAGGCCTTCGACGCCTTCGCCGTGCGCTGCGAGGCGACAGCGGACTTCCCGGCGGCTCTGGCGGCGGCGCGGGAAGCGGCGGCGGGCGGTCGTCCGGCGTTGATCCACCTCATCACCGACGCCGAGCAGATCGCGCCGGGCCGCACCATCACCGACCTGCGCGGCGCCTGA
- a CDS encoding entericidin A/B family lipoprotein, translating into MRKLIALGVIAAALATAACNTVAGVGRDLEAAGQAVTSSSNSARN; encoded by the coding sequence ATGCGCAAGCTCATCGCTCTCGGCGTCATCGCCGCCGCCCTGGCCACCGCCGCCTGCAACACCGTCGCCGGCGTCGGCCGCGATCTGGAAGCCGCAGGTCAGGCCGTGACCTCCAGCTCCAACTCGGCCCGCAACTAA
- a CDS encoding YidB family protein, whose product MGLLDNVLGGLGDDAAGGLSDLLKGQGGVGGLVEKFGQNGLGDVAASWIGKGGNAGISAEQIASVLGSGPIADFAAKLGISPEQASETLAGLLPEAVDRLTPNGSAEGADDLLGGLLNNLPGGIGGALGGLFKR is encoded by the coding sequence ATGGGACTTCTGGATAATGTGCTCGGCGGCCTCGGCGACGACGCTGCGGGCGGCCTCTCCGACCTGCTGAAGGGTCAGGGCGGCGTCGGGGGTCTGGTCGAGAAGTTCGGCCAGAACGGCCTGGGCGACGTCGCGGCCTCATGGATCGGCAAGGGCGGCAACGCCGGGATTTCGGCCGAGCAGATCGCCTCGGTGCTCGGCTCCGGCCCCATCGCCGACTTCGCCGCCAAACTGGGCATTTCACCTGAACAGGCCAGCGAGACCCTCGCCGGCCTGCTGCCTGAAGCCGTCGACCGTCTGACCCCGAATGGTTCGGCCGAGGGCGCCGACGACCTGCTGGGCGGCCTGCTGAACAATCTGCCGGGCGGCATCGGCGGCGCCCTGGGCGGTCTGTTCAAGCGCTAG
- the truA gene encoding tRNA pseudouridine(38-40) synthase TruA: MPRYRFTVEYDGSAYNGFQAQAGQPTVQGAIETAVTAFSGQTVRIAAAGRTDTGVHATGQTCHVDLDKEWPARTVMNALNAHLMHEAVAVLDCAPVSDDWHARFTANGRKYLYRILNRPGRPALDRGRVWHVKKPLDAEAMHAAAQALIGLHDFTTFRDAQCQSASPVKTLDVARVSRVGEEVHLVFEARSFLHRQVRSMAGSLAEVGLGRWSVSDLADALAAKDRAQCGPVAPSDGLYLTGVTYETEA, encoded by the coding sequence ATGCCCCGCTACCGCTTCACGGTCGAGTACGACGGATCAGCTTACAACGGCTTTCAAGCCCAGGCAGGCCAGCCGACGGTGCAGGGCGCGATCGAGACGGCGGTGACGGCCTTTTCCGGCCAGACCGTGCGCATCGCCGCCGCCGGGCGCACCGACACCGGCGTCCACGCCACGGGCCAGACCTGCCATGTCGATCTGGACAAGGAGTGGCCGGCGCGGACGGTGATGAACGCCCTGAACGCCCATCTGATGCACGAGGCGGTGGCGGTGCTGGACTGCGCCCCGGTCAGCGACGACTGGCACGCCCGCTTCACCGCCAATGGGCGCAAATATCTGTATCGCATCCTCAACCGTCCCGGCCGTCCGGCGTTGGACCGGGGCCGGGTCTGGCACGTCAAGAAGCCGCTGGACGCCGAGGCCATGCATGCGGCGGCGCAGGCCCTGATCGGCCTGCACGACTTCACCACCTTCCGCGACGCCCAGTGCCAGTCGGCCAGTCCGGTCAAGACTCTGGACGTGGCGCGCGTCAGCCGTGTCGGCGAAGAAGTGCATCTGGTGTTCGAGGCGCGCAGCTTCCTGCACCGTCAGGTGCGCTCGATGGCCGGCAGTCTGGCCGAGGTCGGTCTGGGCCGCTGGAGCGTATCTGATCTGGCGGACGCCCTGGCCGCCAAGGACCGCGCGCAATGCGGTCCGGTGGCGCCGTCAGACGGTCTCTATCTGACGGGCGTCACCTATGAGACCGAGGCCTGA
- the fmt gene encoding methionyl-tRNA formyltransferase has translation MRLAFMGTPDFAVPSLAELIASGHEIVAVYSQPPRPKGRGQKLTPSPVHAFAEAMGLPVFTPESMKSPEAIDTFRSLDLDAACVVAYGQILKPEVLEAPRLGCFNLHGSLLPRWRGAAPIQRAIMAGDRQTGAQIMRMSEGLDEGAIILSEVMDIYPDDTAASLTERMAHLGAALWPRALAAIERGGFTETEQTGEATYAKKITPAEARIDWTRSAAEVDAHIRGLSPFPGAWFEVEAEGEPVRIKALMSALAEGEGEPGQVLDDALTVACGTGAVRLPRVQRPGKAAQSADEMLRGFPVPAGTQLG, from the coding sequence CCGTCTATTCGCAGCCGCCGCGCCCCAAGGGCCGGGGTCAGAAGCTGACGCCGTCGCCGGTTCACGCCTTCGCCGAGGCCATGGGCCTGCCGGTCTTCACGCCCGAGAGCATGAAGTCGCCGGAGGCCATCGACACCTTCCGCAGCCTGGATCTCGACGCCGCCTGCGTCGTCGCCTACGGCCAGATCCTCAAGCCCGAGGTGCTGGAGGCGCCCCGTCTGGGCTGCTTCAACCTGCACGGTTCGCTGCTGCCGCGCTGGCGTGGGGCCGCCCCGATCCAGCGCGCCATCATGGCCGGCGACCGTCAGACCGGCGCCCAGATCATGCGAATGAGCGAGGGCCTGGACGAGGGCGCGATCATCCTGTCCGAGGTCATGGACATCTATCCCGACGACACCGCCGCTTCGTTGACCGAGCGCATGGCGCATCTGGGCGCCGCCCTGTGGCCCCGGGCCCTGGCCGCCATCGAGCGCGGCGGCTTCACCGAGACCGAGCAAACGGGCGAAGCGACCTACGCCAAGAAGATCACCCCCGCCGAGGCCCGCATCGACTGGACCCGTTCCGCCGCCGAGGTGGACGCCCACATCCGCGGCCTGTCGCCCTTCCCCGGCGCCTGGTTCGAGGTCGAGGCCGAGGGCGAGCCGGTGCGGATCAAGGCGCTGATGTCGGCGCTGGCCGAGGGCGAAGGCGAGCCCGGACAGGTGCTGGACGACGCCTTGACGGTGGCCTGCGGAACCGGCGCGGTGCGCCTGCCCCGCGTGCAGCGCCCCGGCAAGGCCGCGCAGTCGGCGGATGAAATGCTGCGCGGCTTCCCGGTTCCAGCCGGAACCCAGCTCGGCTGA